The nucleotide sequence ATAATGACAGAACAAAAATACGCGTTAGAACATGAAACCGCTGTATTGGGTGAAGACGGATTAGCAATTCAACCCGGTTGGATAAAAGTTTATCACACGAATCAAATAACAAGAGAATTTATTAACGCTGGTATTGAATATGTCATGCTCGGTGTCAGTTTATCAGCACATTCTTATTTAGATGCACCAGACTTTCCCGATTCTGATGATGTGGCTGTTTGTCGCAGTGAAGACGGTAAGTGTTGGGAGATCGTCCCTGATTATCGGGGGAAAATAGCTTACGACACGTTAACATTAACTCAACAGAAAATCACTGAACTGGGTGAATTACCTGAAACTCTGACCTTCAAGCAACCGACCACCGGTTTTGATAAATGGGATGGCACAAAATGGGTCACTGATAATGTAGCTCTAAAAGCAAATCAAATTGAACAAGCGGAACAGCAGCGTGTAACTCTGTTGCGACACGCGAGTGAATCCATTGCATTACTGCAAGATGCTGTTGATTTAAATATCGCTACCGAAGTAGAAAAATCCGCCTTACTGACATGGAGAAAATATAGGGTAATGCTCAATAGAGTAAATATTTCATTGTCTCCCGATATTGAATGGCCGGAACAGCCGAGGTAAAGACTTTGATTGATGTGAGTTGCGAAATAATGTTATTTAATTCAAGGAGGACATATGAGTCCCAAGAATGATTTTAAAGCTCTCTCTGTTATTAATAATAAAAACATAGTGAGTCAAGAGAAATATAAAATAAGTTCGGATTTGCAGACAGAGTTTCCTTCAAATGATGTTCACTCTCATTTGTTAAATAAGGCGTTGGATCAATCATCAACTATATCAGCCGTCATAGCTAATTTTATTGCGGAACAATCTGGCGAGGATGTTTTAGATAATGGTGATATAACCAAGCTTACCGCTCAATTAAATAAAGCATTAGAACAGAAAATTTCAGATACCTCTAACATTCCTGTCGGTATTCCTGTTCCTTGGCCGACTGCCGTGCCGCCTGCTGGGTGGTTGCAGTGTAATGGGGCGGTCTTTGATAAGTCGAAATTTCCGAAATTAGCAGAAGCTTATCCTGATGGTAACTTACCTGATTTGAGAGGAGAATTTATTCGGGGTTGGGATGATAGACGAGGTATTGATAGTGGCCGTAGAATTTTAACGCATCAGGGGGATGCTATCCGAAATATTCAGGGTTCGTTCGCCGGCATGATAGCACTAAATTATCATTTGGCAACAAGAGGGGCTTTTTATGCTAGTCAAGTTCTTGGAATAGCGACAGATGGCAGTTTCAAATCGATAAATATTTCTGACACAGATACTCCATACGGCTTTGGGTTCGAGGCGTCAAGGGTTGTTCCTGTAGCCTCAGAGAACCGCCCTCGCAACATAGCATTTAATTACATAGTGAGAGCGGCGTAATGGCTGAACAAAAATACGCTTGATAGCTAGAAATAGAAGAAGAGACTGCTTTCTACTTGGATGGAAAAAATTTTGACCCTTTTTTAACGGCAAATTTTAATTTATTGATTTTTAAGTAAATATTGTTTATCCCACAAAAAAGGGTTTTTTATTTTTTATCATGGTTGCTCTTTAACATTCAATAGGTTGGGGTTAATATGTAACAAGTGCACTGCCGTACAGGCAGCTTAGAAAACAGCCGGAAAATTAATGGCAAAGCATTAAGTGTGCACTGCCGTACAGGCAGCTTAGAAACGTAATTTCCTGCTTATCATTACTCTTTAAAGGTGCACTGCCGTACAGGCAGCTTAGAAATACGTTTGCACTCTTCTATATAGTGAGGGTTAGTGCACTGCCGTACAGGCAGCTTAGAAACGTAATTTCCTGCTTATCATTACTCTTTAAAGGTGCACTGCCGTACAGGCAGCTTAGAAATACGTTTGCACTCTTCTATATAGTGAGGGTTAGTGCACTGCCGTACAGGCAGCTTAGAAATGATGCCGACGAACGGCAACAATGCCGGTGATGTGCACTGCCGTACAGGCAGCTTAGAAATTTGAAAACTCCCTGAAGCAATGGCGTGACCGGTGCACTGCCGTACAGGCAGCTTAGAAAAACTTCTCCCGCACACAAAGGGAGAGTGGGCGGTGCACTGCCGTACAGGCAGCTTAGAAATAGAAATCCTTGAATATAGTCAGACCCGTAATGCGCACTGCCGTACAGGCAGCTTAGAAAAACTTCTCCCGCACACAAAGGGAGAGTGGGCGGTGCACTGCCGTACAGGCAGATTAGAAAAGAGGATTAATTGAGCGCTTTTAGTGAATATTTATTCATTGCACCACAGCGATGTTAGGAAAGCATGTTAGGAAGGGGAGGGGCCGGCATAAAAAAAGCCACCTTGCGGTGGCCTTTTCTTTTTTCTAACTCACTGTTTTATCAGCGAATTTCATTTGGTGCCCAGGGCGGGACTTGAACCCGCACAGCCTTACAGCCGAGGGATTTTAAATCCCTTGTGTCTACCGATTTCACCACCTGGGCTGAATTTGGAGGCGCGTCCCGGAGTCGAACCGAGGTTGACGGATTTGCAATCCGCTGCATGGCCACTCTGCCAACGCGCCTTTCTATATTCAACGACTAATTCAGCATCCAACTTCTGAACAGTAAGTTGGAGCGGGAAACGAGACTCGAACTCGCGACCCCAACCTTGGCAAGGTTGTGCTCTACCAACTGAGCTATTCCCGCACCGCTTTGAACTAGCTGATTTACTTATTTGTTTTCGTAAATCTCATGTGCCGTTCGATGCGTTGCATTCTACTTACTTCACGTATCGAGTCAACACAATTATTGTTACACCGTGTTTGTTCGATGGTTTTTACGTCATTTCGATCAAGCTTCACGCAAATCAGACCAAGCCGCATTTATGTATTGAAACATTGACCAAAATGTCATCACCGTAGCAACATAAAGTAATATGAATCCACCCAATTCGAATTCAAAATTAGGGCGCCATAATAAAGCAATTAACGCTGCCATCTGTGCTGTCGTTTTTACCTTACCCATCCAGGAAACGGCAACACTACTGCGTTTGCCTAATTCAGCCATCCATTCTCTGAGAGAAGAGATGATAATTTCACGCGCTATCATGGTTGCTGCGGGCAGGGTTATCCACCATGTATGATAGTGTTCGGAAACTAAGACTAATGCGGCCGCAACCATGATTTTGTCCGCGACAGGATCAAGAAATGCGCCAAAGCGAGTTGTCTGTTTCCAAAGGCGAGCGAGAAAACCGTCAAACCAGTCTGTCGCCGCAGCGACAATAAAAATTATGGCACAAACCATCGGCGCCCATGTGAATGGCAAATAGAATGCCAGGACAAAAAATGGGATCAGGGCGATACGAAATAGAGTGAGCCATGTTGGTATATTTAATTGCATAGTGCTTCTTAACTATCTGGCTATAGTGGAATTTATAAGTATGGTGCATCAATGTACTTAGTGTTTCAATGCATTATAAATTTTTTCTGCTAATGCATAGGAAATAGTCGGTACTTTTGCGATCTCTTCGACACTTGCATTACGTAAAGGCTGCAAACCTCCCATGTATTTCAGTAACATTTGTCGGCGTTTTGGTCCAACGCCTTCAATAGATTCCAGTGTACTGGTGTTTCTAACTTTAGATCTACGCTGACGGTGCCCGGTTATTGCATGATTATGTGATTCGTCACGAATATGCTGAATCACATGCAGGGCAGGAGAGTCCGGCGGTAATGCGATACTTTTATCCTCCGTTGCGAAAAATAGCGTTTCAAGCCCGGCTTTGCGATCACTGCCTTTGGCAACACCTATTAATTGAGGTCGCGTTTTATCCCATTCAACATCAAGAGACTGAAAGACATCGATTGCTTGAGCTAATTGCCCTTTACCACCATCGATGAAAATAATGTCGGGAATTTTTGACTCATCTAATGCTTTCCCGTATCGACGGCGTAGTACTTGATTCATGGCAGCGTAATCATCACCGGGAGTAATACCACTGATATTATAGCGCCGGTATTCAGAACGTAGTGGACCATTGCTATCAAAGACGACACAGGATGCAACAGTTTGTTCTCCCATAGTGTGACTAATGTCAAAACATTCCATTCTCTGAATTTTTGCTAACTTAACTAATTTGGTGAGAGAGTCTAATCTTTGGTGAATAGTTGATTGTTGTGATAAGCGGGTCGATAGGGCAATTGTTGCATTTGTGCGGGCAAGTTTCAGATAACGGGCTTTATCTCCGCGGGGCCGGGTTTGAATATGAATTTTTCGCCCGGATATTTCAGATAAAGAATCAGACAAAATGTCTTTCTCTGGCAGAGTAAAATCCAGCAAAATTTCTGAGGGCAAAGTCCGATTTTGGCTGCCTTGTAAATAAAATTGGCCAAGGAATGTTTGTACAATCTCATCAAGCGTTGTCCCTGTCGGGATTTTAGGATAGTAACTTCGGCTACCCAGTACTTTGCCCTGACGTATAAACAGTACATGCAGGCAAGCCATGCCCGCGTCAAAGGCAACACTGATAACATCGAGGTCATCGTCTGTTCCTGAAACAAATTGTCTTTCAGTAACCTGACGAACGGCCTGGATTTGATCACGGTATCTTGCAGCATCTTCAAATTTCAGTTGCTGGCTGGCTTGCTCCATTCGTTCAATTAATCTGGTTAAAACTTGCTGATCTTTGCCTGAAAGGAACAGACGAATATAATCAACTTGCTGCTGATATTCATCTTCACTTACCAACCCTTTAACGCAAGGCCCAAGGCAGCGACCAATTTGATATTGCAGGCATGGCCGCGAGCGATTGCGGTAGACACTATCCTCACATTGTCGGATAGGAAAAAGTTTTTGCAGTAAGATTAATGATTCCCGTACCGCATGAGTGTTTGGAAATGGGCCGAAATATTCACCTTTGAAATGTTTAGCTCCCCGGTACATTGCCAGTCGTGGATGTTTATCTGCGCTGAGAAAAATGTAAGGGTAGGATTTGTCATCTCGCAGTAAAACGTTATATCGGGGTTGATAGAGCTTAATGTAATTATGCTCCAGCAGCAGTGCTTCGGTTTCGGTATGCGTAACCGTAACATCTATCTGAACAATATTTTTAACCAGAGATTCGGTTTTAC is from Photorhabdus laumondii subsp. laumondii and encodes:
- a CDS encoding tail fiber assembly protein — translated: MTEQKYALEHETAVLGEDGLAIQPGWIKVYHTNQITREFINAGIEYVMLGVSLSAHSYLDAPDFPDSDDVAVCRSEDGKCWEIVPDYRGKIAYDTLTLTQQKITELGELPETLTFKQPTTGFDKWDGTKWVTDNVALKANQIEQAEQQRVTLLRHASESIALLQDAVDLNIATEVEKSALLTWRKYRVMLNRVNISLSPDIEWPEQPR
- the pgsA gene encoding CDP-diacylglycerol--glycerol-3-phosphate 3-phosphatidyltransferase; translation: MQLNIPTWLTLFRIALIPFFVLAFYLPFTWAPMVCAIIFIVAAATDWFDGFLARLWKQTTRFGAFLDPVADKIMVAAALVLVSEHYHTWWITLPAATMIAREIIISSLREWMAELGKRSSVAVSWMGKVKTTAQMAALIALLWRPNFEFELGGFILLYVATVMTFWSMFQYINAAWSDLREA
- a CDS encoding phage tail protein, giving the protein MSPKNDFKALSVINNKNIVSQEKYKISSDLQTEFPSNDVHSHLLNKALDQSSTISAVIANFIAEQSGEDVLDNGDITKLTAQLNKALEQKISDTSNIPVGIPVPWPTAVPPAGWLQCNGAVFDKSKFPKLAEAYPDGNLPDLRGEFIRGWDDRRGIDSGRRILTHQGDAIRNIQGSFAGMIALNYHLATRGAFYASQVLGIATDGSFKSINISDTDTPYGFGFEASRVVPVASENRPRNIAFNYIVRAA
- the uvrC gene encoding excinuclease ABC subunit UvrC, producing the protein MTEQFDSKTFLKTVTSQPGVYRMYDTSGTVIYVGKAKDLKKRLASYFRAQVTSRKTESLVKNIVQIDVTVTHTETEALLLEHNYIKLYQPRYNVLLRDDKSYPYIFLSADKHPRLAMYRGAKHFKGEYFGPFPNTHAVRESLILLQKLFPIRQCEDSVYRNRSRPCLQYQIGRCLGPCVKGLVSEDEYQQQVDYIRLFLSGKDQQVLTRLIERMEQASQQLKFEDAARYRDQIQAVRQVTERQFVSGTDDDLDVISVAFDAGMACLHVLFIRQGKVLGSRSYYPKIPTGTTLDEIVQTFLGQFYLQGSQNRTLPSEILLDFTLPEKDILSDSLSEISGRKIHIQTRPRGDKARYLKLARTNATIALSTRLSQQSTIHQRLDSLTKLVKLAKIQRMECFDISHTMGEQTVASCVVFDSNGPLRSEYRRYNISGITPGDDYAAMNQVLRRRYGKALDESKIPDIIFIDGGKGQLAQAIDVFQSLDVEWDKTRPQLIGVAKGSDRKAGLETLFFATEDKSIALPPDSPALHVIQHIRDESHNHAITGHRQRRSKVRNTSTLESIEGVGPKRRQMLLKYMGGLQPLRNASVEEIAKVPTISYALAEKIYNALKH